Proteins co-encoded in one Melioribacteraceae bacterium genomic window:
- a CDS encoding ATP-binding protein, with product MRASKLLSNKKFLFFLILSLAFIISGLLEPVIRNNIVKGWEQDLILRVINNENRILGLFNDKMNNIIKTTGKLKADLRNVINGDDASLLLGLISEEKLNQLTIQVNDQNFKILGWNNTLIFDDNEIAGNINSPGQIFLKRKNLSTYVFQVDTLYAGNKIFYITVGEEIERHYQLTGSAFSEVSFSGILSKILSTSIIIEYDRNADLSRDGRNHSFFFLNNYNNKIGVVTFEKPTLDLSLRDLDELFKVIQSVLLLLIIITIGWMGINLFRNFNKRIYKFLLIASYLTVLRIMLFIPGIPSNYLHNEITDPSNFSSVFAFGIVRSPLDFFITILLLTIIVLYAFKYSTEYLEKSENGPENRLKYYFLSLPVIFLFFILLRSIGASIRSVVFDSAIRYFKEFALIPSPGILLMDLNILLLGFCGVLLAVMILKFLFVTFSGGNKNLHLFKIILFFILLQFLGWLFDFFQKQPQGTPFIRILSVTLLFLLAYASFVKRHKIIHYIYYGFASSVITVSLFVYFNSEIERESLKTTAYEIAGRNEGIYEFILYQTLSLSAAEGIPFNAADNYSSLAFEIWNKSLLFRESIPSAVSLYNSDRILLGQFSNSDRIINTGIDNYLDQSGPGPKIFRDKNLYGSQQVLTGIVRLNSQSGFNGFLAVSVLYDKYSPRIDILPEFLSVSRTGMASATEFENLKIIFFEEGFVVKTIGNVSLSSAELQKITDPRLTENNEAWINLDINGEAHLLFILKPGERENEIVAVALEQKRFAWNLSNFFKVFFVHSVIILTLFLIYSAGHLKKWKAYLSSYRTKLTFAFILVSVVPLIAITAYLRNINENKNEELINNKLSEDALKISSYLNQYLSSSTVNAQAIFEKANADLNVDFNCYINEKLVYSSGKVFYETGLINPVLNPAAFRNFSIQESSKIFLKESSNGEKYYSVYMSAGNQDNPLIINVSTLMNRMNLPLSNVELDLFLFGILAVALILLISLSTILAGQISSPIRRLTHATRSIGSGDLNIEIKEKSTGEIGELAEGFNMMIRKLKKSQIELAQLERETAWKEMARQVAHEIKNPLTPMKLSVQQLIAAYRDKSPRFDEIFNKVTITFINQIETLKNIASEFSNFARMPKLNIEKVELVALIRETLNLFSDEKYPITLNSQIDSIIINADSDHLSRAIINLVRNSIQAGASNVFIRISADSASCQIRVVDNGTGIDTKILDRIFEENFTTKSQGMGLGLSLTKKFIDSIGGTIEVEDTSVSGTTFLITLPVSE from the coding sequence ATGAGAGCATCAAAATTGCTGTCGAATAAAAAGTTTCTTTTCTTTCTCATTCTATCGCTCGCTTTTATTATTTCGGGCCTTCTTGAACCTGTCATAAGAAATAATATTGTTAAAGGATGGGAACAGGATCTTATTCTTCGCGTGATCAATAACGAAAACAGAATACTCGGTTTATTTAACGATAAGATGAATAATATCATAAAGACAACCGGGAAGTTAAAGGCCGATCTGCGAAATGTAATTAATGGCGATGATGCATCACTTCTTCTCGGTTTGATTTCGGAAGAAAAATTAAATCAACTCACTATTCAGGTTAACGATCAGAATTTTAAAATATTAGGATGGAATAACACTCTTATATTTGATGATAATGAGATTGCCGGTAATATTAACAGCCCCGGTCAGATCTTTTTAAAAAGAAAAAATCTTTCTACTTATGTTTTTCAGGTCGATACGCTCTATGCCGGCAATAAGATCTTCTATATTACGGTCGGGGAGGAAATTGAAAGGCATTATCAATTGACCGGATCCGCATTTTCGGAGGTCAGCTTTTCCGGAATACTTTCTAAAATCCTCTCAACATCAATTATTATCGAATATGACCGGAATGCAGACCTGTCCAGAGACGGGCGGAATCACTCATTCTTCTTTTTGAATAATTATAATAATAAGATCGGAGTTGTTACTTTTGAAAAACCGACACTCGATTTATCCCTGCGTGATCTTGATGAATTGTTTAAGGTAATTCAGTCTGTTCTATTATTACTCATAATCATTACAATCGGATGGATGGGAATTAATTTATTCCGGAATTTTAATAAGCGTATTTACAAATTTCTTTTAATTGCTTCATATCTGACTGTATTAAGAATAATGCTTTTTATTCCTGGAATACCTTCAAATTATCTCCATAATGAAATAACGGACCCATCAAACTTCTCGTCAGTATTTGCATTTGGAATTGTGAGATCTCCTCTCGATTTTTTTATCACAATATTGTTATTGACAATAATTGTCCTATATGCTTTCAAATACTCGACCGAATACCTTGAAAAAAGTGAGAATGGACCCGAGAACCGGTTGAAATATTATTTCCTTTCCCTTCCGGTTATTTTTCTGTTTTTCATTTTGCTACGCAGTATTGGTGCTTCAATCAGAAGTGTCGTTTTCGATTCAGCGATTAGATATTTCAAGGAGTTTGCTTTAATACCTTCCCCGGGTATACTGCTGATGGATCTCAACATTCTGCTGCTTGGTTTTTGCGGTGTTCTCCTGGCTGTTATGATTCTTAAATTCCTCTTTGTAACTTTTTCCGGTGGAAATAAAAACTTACACTTATTTAAAATAATACTATTCTTCATCCTGCTGCAGTTTCTCGGCTGGTTATTCGATTTTTTCCAGAAGCAGCCTCAGGGAACACCTTTCATTCGAATTTTATCCGTTACACTTTTATTTCTGCTGGCTTATGCTTCCTTTGTTAAACGTCATAAAATTATTCATTACATATATTACGGATTCGCCTCCTCGGTAATTACTGTCAGTCTGTTCGTCTATTTCAATTCTGAAATCGAAAGGGAGTCATTAAAAACTACCGCGTACGAGATCGCCGGTAGAAATGAGGGAATTTATGAATTTATTCTTTATCAGACTCTTTCACTTTCAGCGGCTGAAGGTATTCCGTTCAACGCTGCAGATAATTATTCATCGTTGGCTTTCGAAATCTGGAACAAGAGCCTTCTGTTCAGAGAGAGTATTCCCTCCGCTGTTTCGTTGTACAATTCCGATAGAATTCTTTTGGGGCAATTCAGTAATTCCGACCGTATAATAAATACGGGAATTGATAACTACCTGGATCAATCCGGGCCGGGTCCGAAAATATTCCGCGATAAAAATTTATACGGATCGCAACAGGTCCTTACCGGCATTGTCCGGTTAAATAGTCAATCCGGTTTCAATGGATTCCTTGCAGTTAGTGTGTTGTACGATAAATATTCTCCCCGCATTGATATCCTGCCGGAATTCCTCTCTGTTTCCCGGACCGGTATGGCATCTGCGACTGAATTTGAAAACCTTAAAATAATTTTCTTCGAAGAAGGATTTGTTGTTAAGACAATCGGCAATGTATCTCTAAGCTCGGCTGAATTGCAGAAGATCACCGATCCCCGGTTAACTGAGAACAACGAAGCGTGGATTAATCTCGATATAAATGGCGAAGCACACCTTCTCTTTATTCTTAAACCCGGTGAAAGAGAAAATGAAATTGTTGCTGTTGCTCTGGAACAGAAAAGATTTGCATGGAATCTCTCAAATTTTTTCAAAGTATTTTTTGTCCACTCCGTAATTATTCTTACTCTTTTCCTTATTTATTCGGCCGGTCATCTGAAAAAATGGAAAGCGTACCTTTCAAGCTACAGGACTAAGCTTACCTTCGCTTTTATTCTTGTTTCAGTTGTTCCGTTAATTGCGATAACTGCTTATCTGCGTAACATAAATGAAAATAAAAACGAAGAATTGATTAATAATAAACTTTCGGAAGATGCTCTTAAAATTAGTTCATATCTTAATCAGTACTTATCATCATCAACCGTAAATGCCCAGGCAATATTCGAAAAAGCAAATGCTGATCTCAATGTTGATTTTAACTGTTATATCAACGAAAAACTGGTTTACTCATCCGGTAAAGTTTTCTATGAAACCGGCCTTATCAATCCGGTTCTCAATCCGGCAGCATTCCGGAATTTTAGTATTCAGGAAAGCAGTAAGATCTTTTTGAAAGAAAGCTCAAATGGAGAAAAATATTATTCAGTATATATGAGTGCTGGTAATCAGGATAATCCTCTTATTATTAACGTAAGTACTTTAATGAACAGAATGAATCTGCCTCTTTCGAATGTGGAGCTTGATCTCTTCCTTTTCGGTATACTTGCAGTTGCACTTATCCTTCTAATTTCGCTGAGCACTATTCTTGCCGGTCAGATCTCTTCACCTATTAGGCGCTTGACCCACGCTACCAGGTCTATAGGAAGCGGCGACTTAAATATAGAAATCAAAGAAAAGAGCACTGGTGAAATAGGTGAGCTGGCGGAAGGTTTTAACATGATGATTAGAAAATTAAAAAAGAGTCAGATCGAACTCGCCCAGCTTGAACGTGAAACCGCATGGAAGGAAATGGCCAGACAGGTGGCCCACGAAATTAAAAATCCCTTAACACCCATGAAACTTTCTGTTCAGCAGCTGATTGCCGCCTACAGGGATAAATCCCCCAGGTTTGATGAAATCTTTAATAAGGTTACAATAACGTTTATTAACCAGATTGAGACTCTTAAAAATATTGCCTCCGAATTCTCCAATTTTGCAAGAATGCCGAAATTAAATATCGAAAAAGTTGAACTTGTCGCGTTGATAAGAGAAACTCTGAATCTCTTTTCCGATGAAAAATATCCGATTACATTAAACTCTCAAATCGATTCTATAATTATTAATGCGGATTCTGATCACTTGAGCCGAGCAATTATTAATTTAGTCAGAAATTCAATTCAGGCCGGGGCTTCTAATGTCTTTATCCGTATTTCGGCAGATTCAGCATCATGCCAAATAAGGGTCGTTGATAACGGAACCGGGATAGACACTAAAATCCTGGACCGGATATTTGAGGAAAATTTTACGACAAAATCGCAGGGTATGGGTCTCGGGCTCTCTCTTACAAAAAAATTTATTGACAGCATTGGCGGCACAATAGAAGTTGAAGATACTTCTGTTAGCGGGACTACTTTCTTAATTACTCTTCCGGTAAGTGAATGA